From the genome of Aspergillus chevalieri M1 DNA, chromosome 8, nearly complete sequence, one region includes:
- a CDS encoding uncharacterized protein (COG:S;~EggNog:ENOG410PSNB), protein MNQTGCFTDTISSAMPGILSEQQDSLKKRKRNALQEESTNPADPYSTTFIPAYLHTSNPSFRLNCPDLQKENPETSHRHRCIPRKRRVLQQPYSHQQNQQPWPGSDQPTSAKLIAPNLYIPPGSNFASPPVSPKTIVPFSSCPPNQQSQCTSAASLRPCHICYRRPTTRELLDAYADCDLCGERACYICLKQCDAVDCQGCVNLGMSYLIKDGSDRIQEDVNGRDSDIRQARKICSCCAVEGMTETGMEVVRCLECVRAHLPQWQAMPQAS, encoded by the exons ATGAATCAAACAGGGTGCTTCACAGATACCATCTCCTCCGCAATGCCAGGCATTCTGTCTGAGCAACAAGATTCCCTAAAGAAGCGCAAGAGAAACGCATTGCAGGAAGAATCTACAAACCCGGCAGACCC ATACAGCACAACCTTTATTCCAGCATACCTCCATACCTCAAACCCCTCGTTCCGATTAAACTGCCCAGACCTCCAAAAAGAAAACCCAGAGACCTCCCACCGCCACCGCTGCATCCCCCGAAAGCGACGAGTCCTCCAGCAACCATACTCCCACCAACAGAACCAACAGCCATGGCCCGGGTCCGACCAACCGACTTCGGCTAAACTCATCGCTCCGAATCTATACATCCCTCCAGGCTCGAATTTCGCCTCGCCGCCGGTCTCGCCGAAAACTATTGTCCCGTTTTCTTCTTGCCCGCCGAATCAGCAGAGTCAGTGTACTTCTGCTGCTTCGCTGCGCCCATGCCATATCTGTTATCGGCGGCCTACGACGAGGGAATTGCTAGATGCGTATGCGGACTGTGATTTGTGTGGTGAGCGGGCTTGCTACATTTGTCTGAAACAGTGCGATGCGGTCGATTGTCAGGGGTGTGTTAATCTCGGAATGAGTTATTTGATTAAAGATGGTTCGGACAGGATACAGGAGGATGTTAATGGGCGGGACTCGGATATAAGACAGGCGAGGAAGATCTGCTCGTGCTGTGCTGTGGAGGGCATGACGGAGACTGGGATGGAGGTGGTAAGGTGTCTTGAGTGTGTTCGTGCACATTTGCCGCAGTGGCAGGCTATGCCACAGGCGAGTTGA